One region of Desulfobaccales bacterium genomic DNA includes:
- a CDS encoding metallophosphoesterase: MDRRDFIRQMGLGLVAGWAFGRLSWPWQALACAPQLRLALLADAHLKSGAGLRPEAQALARAVAEINALTPPPDLVLFAGDLAHKGRPDALDLGREILSDLSSPLWAVRGEGDHGRGGAASWVRRFGPPQFSRMYQGVHFLGLDTAWRDTPQGPAFEMGPAQRQWLTTELAALDSATPLVIVSHAPLARLYLPWQQWTKDAPKITPHLARFRQVLCLHGHTHNAVASKDDDLREIFLTENRKQQTEYPLHISLPATAWPHPQAIQGTPAIVHPGLAPHGCGWTLVTLDTSGVEFRPQLWQA, from the coding sequence ATGGACCGCCGTGACTTTATCAGGCAGATGGGCTTGGGGCTGGTTGCGGGTTGGGCCTTCGGCAGGCTCTCCTGGCCTTGGCAAGCCTTGGCTTGCGCCCCTCAACTGCGCCTGGCGCTGCTGGCCGACGCCCATCTGAAAAGCGGGGCGGGCCTCCGTCCCGAGGCTCAGGCCTTGGCCCGGGCCGTGGCGGAGATCAATGCCCTAACGCCCCCGCCTGACCTGGTGCTCTTTGCCGGTGATCTGGCCCATAAAGGCCGCCCCGACGCCTTGGACCTGGGCCGGGAGATCCTCTCGGACCTGTCCTCTCCCTTGTGGGCGGTGCGGGGGGAAGGCGATCACGGTCGCGGCGGGGCTGCGTCCTGGGTCCGGCGCTTCGGCCCGCCGCAGTTCTCCCGGATGTATCAGGGCGTTCACTTCCTGGGCCTGGACACTGCCTGGCGTGACACCCCCCAAGGCCCAGCCTTCGAGATGGGTCCGGCCCAGCGCCAGTGGCTGACAACAGAGTTGGCTGCACTGGACTCCGCCACGCCTCTGGTCATCGTCTCCCATGCCCCCTTGGCGCGGCTCTATCTTCCCTGGCAACAGTGGACGAAGGACGCACCAAAAATCACCCCGCACTTAGCCCGTTTCCGCCAGGTGCTGTGCCTGCATGGTCACACCCATAATGCAGTGGCCAGTAAAGACGATGATCTGCGAGAGATTTTTTTGACCGAAAACCGAAAACAGCAAACAGAATACCCTCTGCACATATCCTTGCCCGCCACCGCCTGGCCACACCCTCAGGCCATTCAGGGCACCCCGGCGATTGTGCATCCCGGCCTGGCCCCCCACGGCTGCGGCTGGACCCTGGTCACCCTGGACACTTCTGGCGTGGAATTCCGGCCGCAACTTTGGCAGGCTTGA
- a CDS encoding pirin family protein codes for MPSTRMIRKILKAKPTMEGAGVHLRRVFGFSEVPLLDPFLLLDDFRSDNPEHYLKGFPWHPHRGIETITYVLKGDVEHGDSMGNKGVIGSGDVQWMTAGSGIIHQEMPKGDPEGRMEGFQLWANLPRSHKMMAPRYRGVESKDIPEVRGVNGAHIKVICGRLGEVTGPVSGIVTEPEYLDISLPAGAEFRHPTKRGHTVFAYVISGQGYFCQEKNPFTYEVEGLNYFDMQREPFVSNGMLVLLDDGEEVMVTTEVEPVRFLLVSGKPIGEPVAWYGPIVMNTEEELKVAFEEYRQGTFIKRAG; via the coding sequence ATGCCGAGCACGAGAATGATCCGTAAGATATTGAAGGCCAAGCCTACCATGGAAGGGGCCGGGGTGCATTTGAGGCGGGTGTTCGGGTTTAGCGAAGTGCCCCTGCTGGACCCGTTTCTGTTGCTGGACGATTTCCGGTCGGATAACCCGGAGCACTATCTCAAGGGGTTTCCCTGGCACCCGCACCGGGGCATCGAGACCATTACCTATGTGCTCAAAGGCGATGTGGAGCACGGTGACAGCATGGGCAATAAAGGCGTCATCGGCTCGGGGGACGTGCAATGGATGACCGCAGGCAGCGGCATCATCCACCAGGAAATGCCCAAGGGGGACCCGGAGGGCCGGATGGAGGGCTTTCAGTTGTGGGCCAATCTGCCCAGGTCCCACAAAATGATGGCGCCGCGCTACCGGGGGGTGGAAAGCAAAGACATCCCGGAGGTGCGCGGTGTGAATGGAGCGCACATCAAGGTGATCTGCGGTAGGCTCGGGGAGGTGACCGGTCCGGTTAGCGGTATCGTCACCGAACCGGAATACCTGGATATCAGCCTACCGGCGGGGGCAGAATTCCGGCATCCCACCAAACGGGGCCACACTGTGTTCGCTTACGTCATCAGCGGTCAGGGCTATTTCTGTCAAGAGAAGAATCCGTTTACCTATGAGGTGGAAGGGCTCAATTATTTTGACATGCAACGGGAGCCGTTTGTCAGTAACGGCATGCTGGTGCTGCTGGATGACGGCGAGGAGGTTATGGTGACCACGGAAGTTGAGCCGGTGCGGTTTCTGCTGGTCTCGGGCAAGCCCATCGGGGAGCCGGTGGCCTGGTACGGCCCCATCGTGATGAATACGGAAGAGGAGTTGAAGGTTGCGTTTGAGGAGTACCGGCAGGGCACATTTATCAAGCGGGCCGGCTGA
- a CDS encoding PilZ domain-containing protein, which yields MEKRKHHRTPKLLPLKFKPGEPHPEEECPECPGFLKDISLGGIYFKCKEPPTFAPGHIIDFNIDTANDTSLVEKTNHFYFQGRGKVIRIDPPGPNSSFYGVAVEFLTPLDMSRFVRSGQP from the coding sequence ATGGAAAAACGCAAACACCATAGAACCCCCAAACTTCTCCCCTTAAAATTTAAACCCGGCGAACCGCACCCGGAAGAAGAATGTCCGGAATGCCCAGGGTTTCTCAAAGACATCAGCTTAGGCGGCATCTATTTCAAGTGCAAAGAACCCCCCACGTTTGCCCCGGGTCACATCATCGATTTCAACATCGACACTGCCAACGACACCAGCCTTGTCGAGAAGACCAATCATTTTTATTTCCAAGGCCGGGGTAAGGTTATCCGTATAGACCCGCCAGGCCCCAACTCTTCTTTCTATGGGGTGGCGGTGGAATTCTTGACCCCCCTGGACATGTCCAGATTTGTCCGCAGCGGTCAACCCTAG
- a CDS encoding class I SAM-dependent methyltransferase, producing MDIPRIFNITESAHRIHNPFTPEKLATLGEALRLEPGTRVLDLGSGSGEMLCTWARDYGIIGTGIDMSQLFSEQAKLRAEELGVADRVEFIHGDAAGYVADEKVGVAACLGATWIGGGVVGTIELLAESLRTGGIILIGEPYWVQLPPTEDVAKGCFAGSISDYLMLPELLASFGDLDYDVVEMVLADQEGWDRYEAAKWLTMRRWLEANPDDDLAKDVRAKLTSEPERYATYTREYLGWGVFALMAR from the coding sequence GTGGACATTCCACGAATCTTCAATATCACCGAAAGTGCTCACCGCATTCATAACCCGTTCACACCCGAAAAGCTCGCCACTCTCGGCGAGGCGTTGCGCCTGGAACCGGGGACCCGTGTGCTCGACCTTGGCAGCGGCTCGGGCGAGATGCTGTGCACCTGGGCACGCGATTACGGTATCATCGGCACCGGTATCGACATGAGCCAGTTGTTCAGCGAGCAAGCGAAACTCCGCGCTGAAGAACTCGGCGTAGCCGATCGAGTCGAGTTCATCCACGGCGACGCTGCCGGCTACGTCGCCGACGAAAAGGTCGGCGTGGCAGCTTGTCTCGGTGCCACGTGGATCGGTGGGGGAGTCGTCGGCACTATCGAGCTTCTGGCGGAGAGCCTCCGCACCGGAGGGATCATCCTCATCGGCGAGCCGTACTGGGTGCAGCTACCGCCGACGGAAGACGTTGCCAAAGGATGCTTTGCCGGTTCGATCTCCGACTATCTCATGCTTCCAGAACTTCTCGCGTCTTTCGGCGACCTCGACTACGACGTCGTAGAAATGGTTCTGGCAGACCAGGAAGGCTGGGACAGGTACGAGGCGGCCAAGTGGCTCACCATGCGTCGATGGCTCGAAGCGAATCCCGACGATGACCTCGCTAAAGATGTTCGAGCCAAACTAACCTCGGAACCCGAACGCTACGCCACGTACACGCGTGAATACCTGGGCTGGGGCGTGTTCGCGCTGATGGCGCGGTGA